The nucleotide sequence gaacgcgattggtatgttggcattcatagcaaaaggacctGCGTATAAGCAGGGGAGGAaacccccggggggggggggcagaggtcacacgtcccccccccatgttttccgaagtgggggacatccccccaagtTTATGTgaacccgattttaaaatctccgctttccgcgaggcagtgggggtgAGAATGagtatagagcgcggtgattggaggagggagacgtggcacagacctgcacctcatccgcagccaggatcgatcccggccgggtctctggcgctgtcccgaggccccaccccaccccaccccccctacgggtggccagagaggccgGCAGTCAGACGCGAGCTGCACCACCAggaccacagccagcgcagagaagtagcgctaaacccagctcaactctgcctgtcccgcctggTTAAcctccctggacttgcgggaaatatgaccagcgcggagaagcagcgctggtgtgccgtcagtccagacagggctgtagttaaccgggtgagacaggcagagttgagattGAGATTGAgcccaaagatcctagaggagctcctctagtaggtatgttgcaaagcctacctgaagcgtcgctgaaaatctgtcgctgcgggtgtgcgcgattttggcgccgtttagagggggcgagtttaaaacgcgattttcactaggctgttccaatcgaagatgttcagccttgtaaaatattaacgaaaaaacgctgaaagaccccgtcgcaaaagctattattagttttaaaggccttgaataatagttatagtagtttaaaaatcaatctctaaacccgcgaccaccagcaaccgcagggtctcataaagcagacaattgaaggtaagctgtatatttttacattaaaaagggcttctaaagatccctttatacaaagtttaatattgcgagcagctcattttgggcccattatatcccccagtatttttctcggcatttgggggcacaaatctaccgcaatgtgaacgttctaaacagctcgttccacagggacccactggaaagctgatttaaatggactttaatttacagcaattgaacactaaattccttccatttggtctataaattaatgtaaatgagatttaaaaatcatgttttattgtgaattatttgtgaatattatttggacatttaagctatttaaaaatgttaatcatttattaagaaatggatagatgtttagatctagtaattgaagtctgaaattagctacaattaggtaactaactaattatatgctttaatttcaggtcatccaagtaagattattttatatttgtttcagaatgcttcaatctatgataactgaaaatttcattcagtgctcttaatttttaagaaagttatgggcttttgactgttcacgatcacagcttttttgttatgtccatagaaaatcaatagggaacaagatgctaatttccgagtatgaaaatggccataacctttttaaatacttgagatatgaaagtgaattaggtgtcaaattaaacttatttttatgctttatctgatgggataaattgcagacttgatttttaaaatctcaaaattttgtaacattgctacattgctATCtttgattgagcctccgaagcatcgcgcgtgtgtgagtgtgcgcatctgtcccccgtcccctccatgttttgatagcgagttccgctcttgagtataagagcaggaaggttctactgcagtcgtacagggccttggtgagggaCGGGAGCAGATGGAAGTGCACGGCCGACACCAGTCTCTGGTGACACCAACGGTCCAGCCCTCTCCTGCACCGTGTATCCTGACACCCCCAGTACATCCCACTCCACAGTGGAGTGACCGTTACTGCCTCCCAGCTCCTCCACCCCACACACCTCACACATTGGGACCCGTCCCTGAGTCACTCCACTCTGCTGCCCACTCCCTCTGCTCCTCACCCCCATCATTCCCGTCGTCACTCAATACTCGCCGTATGTCTCTCTGCCCTCATTCCCCTCCGCTCGCCCCTCCCTGCCCTCTCACCTCCTCCTCGATCCTGcctctccctcacccaccctttccctctctctcacccacgcACCTCTCCCACCATCTCTGTCCCACTCCACCCTCTTCCTGCTTCCCCCTCACCCGCCGGCTCACTCGGTCTCAGGCGAGGGGAGGGGACGGGTCGGTCCTGGGCGAGTGAGTGGAGAGAGGGAACGGCCTGGTCTCGGGGAAGGCAGGTCACTGGGGCAGTGAGGGGAGGGGACTTGCTCTGTCCAGGGCGAGGGTAGGGATGTTGGTCCTGGGGGAGGGAACGGCCTGGACCTGGGGAGGAGAGGTCCCTGGAGGAGGGGATAGGGAACGACTTAGGATGGGGTTCGAGGGGTGGTCTTGGTCCCAATGGGGGAGGGAGGACGACATAGTCATTGGGCAGGGGTTGTGGATCAGTTTGGGTCTCTTGAGGTTGGGGGCGGAGGTGGGTATAGAGGATATCTCGGTCCCAGGGAGGGGGTCCCAGGCTTGGTCCCAGGGGACACAGTGAGGGACACTGCTGGTAAGTGGGAGATATCATGGTGTATCTCTGTCCACAGATGATCGTCCCAGCCAAGTTATTGATACAGACTGTGACTCACCGGGGCCCAAGCACTGTGCCCTCTTATACCCACACGTCACTGCTGCCAACCTGTGAATGATCTGCTTATTCCCACCTGTTGCTCTCGGTCCAAAAGccaattctcaatccatgtcaGTGTGTGAACAATTCTATGTGCTCTGACCTTGTTGGCCAGCCTCTTGTGCAGGAACGtactaaatgctttctgaaaatcccccACAGCCCAGTCACTGGTTCCCTCATCTGTTCTACTGAACGTGTCCTCAATGTGCTCCAGGGACAACAGTGTCTGCTCAATCCTCAGGTTATTTCACCACATGTCTGTTACTCCAGTAATACCCTACTGATCCAGCACGCTCGGTACAATGGTGGTGccagcctttcaagagtctcggaCCGTATTCCTTTAACACTCTTACACATCACACAACATAATCATCCATTTCCACTGAACCCGACTGGTTTAatgtgaaggacacaaagtgctggagtaactcagtgggtcaggcagtagttctggggaacatagataggtgacgtttcaggtcgggagccttcctCAGACCAATTGCAGGATggggaaaagctggaagagaggggaggcaggacaaagcttggcaggtaataggtggacatgGGTGAGAGGGATTTTTGGTGggtagatggttggaacaaaagccagagaataaagcaTGAAGGTTTGAGACACGAAGGTTGAAGAGTTACAAGTTGTGGAGCCAGAGGGAGTGAGgtgagaaataggtgtgagtttAGGAGGGGCACAGAGCGGAAAGAAcaaaggggggagtgggggtggggggggggttgttgcagGTTGCTTCAAAGTGGGAAATTCACTGCTGATAAAGCTGGGATGTAAGCGACACAAACGGACCAGGTTCTGTTCCTATAgtctgtggtctcactctggcaatggaggaggcccaggacagaaagatcaatgtgggaatgggatggggataaaatggttagcaaccggaagaTTCAGTAGACCTTGGTGGATCGTGAACATGTGTTTGGCAAAATGTTTGCCGAGTCCGCACTTTGTCTCTCCAATGTACATTGGGAACACTAGATGCAGTAGATGAACTTCGAGGAGGTACATGTGATCCTCTATATCAACTGGAAGGGCTGTCAGGGTCACTGGATGAAGGCGTgggggaggtacagggacaggtgttacatctcctgcagctgCAGGAAAAAGTACATGTGGAAGGGAAGGTTtgagtgggaagagatgagtgaaccaaggagttgtggagagaggaactgttgggggagagagggggccgtGTCTGtgcaagagagggggggggggggggggggggtggtaggggtcagtgttggggcaaGTGGGGAGGAGGACACACGAGCGGAGGGGactgtaccaatgggaggggacaTGGTCGGGGAAGAGTAGGGTAGTGGATGGTGCCAGAGAGAGTGAAGAGTCCAGGATGGAGGGGTGAGAGTGATGTTTCCATGAGGGGGAGGGAAGTATAGGtccaggggtgagggggagaggctgGAACCCACGGAGCGATTGGACCAAGTGCGGTCACAGGCCAGACCAGGGGATGAGAACCCGTGTGACTGGGGAACGGGGACCTACCTGTACAATACAAAGCGTAGGCGTGGTAGTAGGCTGAGGGCCACAGCTGATACACAAAGTAACCAGTGCAGTTCTTCACCCTGATCTCCCTGTTCATGTAGCAGATGTTACTGTGCGAAGTGAAACAGACTGTCCTGGTCACCTCCCCGTCTCCCACGCTGGGATGGGGACCTGGAATGAGGATTATAAACATTGTAAAATGTACCCGGTGCCACAGTGCGGTGTGAATGTGAATGTGGAGCCAGTGTAAGGCAGTGATCACAAGCCATGGTCAGGTCTGACCTGCCTCACCTGACCTGAGCTGCTGCCCTCACCCTCGCCACCCACACTCCCCACAGCAGCCCCTGCTCCCTGAGACCGGCTATTGGTGCTGACACCCTAGGGTGCTGGGGTCTGGACTGGAAACACAAGCCCCCCCCTCCTGATGGGTGTTGAATTATGAAACTGGAATCTGGAACTGACCCAAACAACTTTAACCAAAAACAATCAGAATTTAAAACCAATAATCTATCTCTGTGCAAAATGTTGTATTTAATTTCTCAGCCTCGTTGCTGAACTGTGCGTGTCCTGAGATGGCCCAGCTCCCTGGGAGCTGCTCCCCCACTGAAACTGCTCCGGCTCTGATTTGGAGCAGGGACAGCAGGCGGATGGGACTTCTTGAGTTGCTGGGGAATTTGGTTCCGTTGGGTTGATCAAGGCATgttacaagaattggctggagcaaaCAGCCATGGTCAAGAAAAACATTGGATGTGGGGTTAATGGGGAAAGGTTTGTTCATGAGGTGTGAGGTTTTCCCGGGACTGTGGACTTGGTGTTAGTGCGGCCCGTCCCACGGTCCTGTGCCTCAGCGATCACCCCGGTTCTGGTTCAATGATGGAGCGGGTTCAATGATGGAGTTGGTTCAATGATGGAGTTGGTTCAATGATGGAGTTGGTTCAATGATGGAGTTGGTTCTATGATGGAGTTGGTTCAATGATGGAGCGGGTTCAATGATGGAGTTGGTTCTATGATGGAGATGGTTCAATGATGGAGCGGGTTCAATGATGGAGTTGGTTCAATGATGGAGTTGGTTCAATGATGGAGTTGGTTCAATGATGGAGCGGGTCTGATGGGTCACGatgcacaagtcggcagacaacgggggtaaaaggtgCTGAACGTCGCCCTCTTCCCGATAACCTCCTTAGTCTATGACTGCATCAAGCTGTGTGTGGAGCCAaagcacgtgggcaccaagtgtcactacctgctgcggTTCTACCCATCCTCGGTGTTGTGAAGGATGGGTCTGGCTCCGATGCTACACAATGTGCCAGTTCATTGGACTTTGCCAAATCacctgtctttagactttagacaaacagcagggaaacagacccctctgcccaccaagaccgcaccgaccagcgatcaccctgtacactaacattacacacactaaagacaatttacaattttaacaaagccaattaatcttcaaacatgtatggctttggaatgtgtgatgaaactggagcgccctgaggaactcacagggagaatgaacacactccgtgcagacaacatcttgagtcaggatcgaaccctggtctctagcactgtaaggcatcaactctaccactgcaccactgtgccgccagtgGAAAGGGTCTTGTGGGCCAACACCTTTGTCCATAAGTCATCAGGCAGTGGTCACCAGAGaacatcctgcaggcactgcaggaaaAGGACACGATGGATCCTGTGGTGTGGTTCCCAGTGCAGAATGCTCAGCTTGTCTGGTGAAAtggctcatcgccagaactcaccaacaagcactaaCACCCGGCATTGCTGGCGGTTAGAggggccctcccagtcagatccttccagcACCATCGGAATTTTATTCCCAAAGAGCATTGTCCACAGGACGGCTGCTGAGGAGAGAAcatggttgcccacctcttcgcagagAGTGAGTTTGCAGAGAGAatctggagaatgatgcaagggTCCTTGTCACAGTTTATCTCGAATAGTTCTGCAACAGAGCACTCTGTGAATTAGAGACTGTTTCCCGGGACACATTTGGAGCCTGACATCAAGTGCAGCTGTAAGATCAACTCTGTGAAAgaagctctttggtctgcccgtaaGTTGATGATCTCCCAACAGAGTGAGATGTCCATCAGGCaaagttgccgactggcccactccaGAATGAAGGAGTACGCGCTGAGGGTGGCagcgaagcttggtgcagccaactgtGAGGGAGGACCAATCTAGGGTTCCtcccctgctggacattgaggggcagagtcgaGTGGAGACATTCTTCAaaccaagggaagggatatctccTCAGGGGACCACATGTTGCAAGTGAGCTTGGTGTAAGGATAGTTTGCAAATACGACCGAATATCACGCCAATGAATGTACAAACACTGAGAATGTCGGTAGAGTTTTCTTGCagtgttcatttaaaaaaaatgtttaacattctgaataaagtttactttTGGATGGAGAAAGACAGCGGGCAGATGGGATCCGTAGCCCCACTGCCGGGAAACTCCAGGAAGCTGGAGCTTCCCCACCACACTCCATGAGGATCCAGGGCCGGAGCTGAGTGACTGTGGGGGAACCTCTCAGGGAGTTTGGGCTCCGTGTCCGTGCGAGGGACCCTCTGGAGAGATCTGGGTAATGTACTCCTTCAGTCTGACCCTCCCCGACAATAACTGAGACCATGTGTTGTAAACTCTGACCCTACCGGTTAACCAGCCTGGGTACAGCCCGGAGCAGTGATATCCTGGAAGGACAGTCTCTGGAATCTTCCATCCACCGGAACTGAAACAACAATCAGAGAGTCAGCCCCTGAACTGAGGGAGTTTGTTCACCCAGAGAAAGTCCCGGAACCAGGGCCATTCTGACCGCACCCCGTCCCCGTTCAACATTCCCCAGAGTCCAATGTTGTTTTCCCTCCGCGTCCGTCATCCCCGGTCTTTCTCCCCACAATGTGGGATCTCCCCATTCTCAGTATTGACGCCCCGTCGCATGGCAGCAACTGATGATCCCCATCTCCCTACATCTCCCCTTCACACACCCCTCATTCTCCCGTTTACATTCTCCA is from Amblyraja radiata isolate CabotCenter1 chromosome 35, sAmbRad1.1.pri, whole genome shotgun sequence and encodes:
- the LOC116991888 gene encoding uromodulin-like, which encodes MGRGVNTENGEIPHCGERDRGRRKRRENNIGFRGMLNGDGVRSGGWKVPETDVPVVHCSGKYPGWSPSQRGRRGGDQDSLLHCEQLHLLLEPVVRVKNCISYFVYQLWPSPHNYAVYCTATDSALGDPCLTHTVLDQPWRSTDCSNTECSRGTWMDDGNLAVGWYRFNSSGGWKIPETVLPGYHCSGLYPGWLTGPHPSVGDGEVTRTVCFTSHSNICYMNREIRVKNCTGYFVYQLWPSAYYHAYALYCTGRSPFPSHTGSHPLVWPVTALGPIAPWVPASPPHPWTYTSLPLMETSLSPLHPGLFTLSGTIHYPTLPRPCPLPLVQSPPLVCPPPHLPQH